Part of the Bombyx mori chromosome 19, ASM3026992v2 genome is shown below.
accactgtcccatggtggtagctgcggtctgaagtcgtcgatgaagcaacgccttcttcctacacgagtagtagatggcggtgtcatcggcgaagagcgccagatgggtctccggagaccggggtatatcattgatatacaaactaaatagtaacggggagagggcggagccttgcgggactccggctgtgacgtgacggggccgggaacgcgttccctcgactcgatatcggaacgaacggttcgacaagtagtctcgtatgatgagcacgagtctgtctggcactcccatgttatacagtttgtatatcaaaccgttgtgccagactttgtcgaacgccttcgctatatcgaagaagagggacTCCTTCGTGGTAAAAGGCAGAATGTTGAGACCGACCCTTGCGTGCCTATCATCAAATGTTATTATGCCGATTGGTGATCGCAGGCCGCTGATATGATACCGCCGAACTCTGCTATGTAAATACTATTTTCCGGGGAATTCCTCAGTCACCTTTTGCGATACACACCGGAAAAGATTTAGAAGTATTAGAGTGTACTTTAAACTGTGTAATTTAAACAACCCCGTCCGTCCCGCGTTTCCGTTATATTTCCtctacatttatattataggtaacttgtgttttgttttttttcagaGTCGCATATGATAACGAAGACGAAGATAATGTAACCCCAAAAGCTattgaaatctttttttaaataaaaactattttgagTTCCTTTACGCTTTTTTTCTGATTAGGTTTTAAATTACCACGATTTTTTTATACCTCAGGAGAGCTGTTTTAAGTAGGTATTATCTACCAATAAAATGCCTTATAGGTATAATCATacgtataataattaataataagtaaaatgtAATATCTATAACAAGACAATATACCGAACCAGGTATAAACCGACGGTTGTCGTAACGACATCGCCCAGAGTTGATGAACtgttgaaaaataattgaaataatgttcaatccttttatttttttaaatttgtaatggcGACATttctccgccgttagccccatcattctctttggccagcccataccgtgggcctcgaaggtcaaatacctaggcgtcaccctcgacagagggatgacattccgtccccacattaaaacggtacgcgaccgtgccgcgtttatactaggacgactctacccaatgcttcgtagtcgaagcaaactgtccctccgtaataaggtaactctctacaaaacttgcatacgccccgtcatggcgtatgcaagcgtagtgttcgctcacgcggcctgcacccacttgaaatcccttcaggttattcaatcccgattctgcaggatagccgtcagagcaccatggttcctgaggaacgtggatctccacgatgacctggagctcaactccgttagtaagtatctacagtcggcatcgctgcgccactttgagtaggcggcacgacatgagaaccctcttgtcgtgaccgctggaaactacatacccgaccctgtagaccgaatggtaaaccgtcgacgtcgcctaaagcacgtcattacgggtcctcctgatccattaacggtacttttaagcaccgcaagcaccggtcaccgtcctcgtcgaacccgtcgcttgcgacggagggctcgacgagcgaattagcccatagacagcccactgagtttctcgccggatcttctcagtgggtcgcgtttccgatccggtggtagattctgcggagcacggctcttgctagggttcgtgttagcaacgttgtcaggtttgagccccgtgagctcacctaatagttaaggttacactgaaatagcctctcaaggctatcagcttaggtaggaaaaaaaaagcacctGTTGTTGGCAGTTGCGGCAAATCTTTTAGCATAATATCATAAATTAACCGTAATATTTAGAGATGGTCACGCAACAGTcacaatattcaattaaaattctcGGAACGACCTTCGTATAAGGACACAACAGTTATCTTTTCAAAAACCACTCGATCAGAAAAGTAATTTTGCACCGAGCATTTATTATGGAATTCGAATAGTCGAAATTATTTAGATCAATGGATCACAATCACACAATTATTACCTAAGCTGCAGCGGCTACACTCTTCGTATCAAGTTGCGTGACTGGTCCGGCCGGTGCAGCCCCGCTAGCCCGACGCCCGCGCCTCCATTCCGCCGGCAACGGCGCGGCGCGCCCCCATTCGTCGCCATGGCTCTGCGCTCGCAGCTACTACGCAACGGTACGTTTCtgacattttatatttcaattcaaTAACAATTAACCAACAATAATTTTCCTCACTTTTAGTTGATctcttaatattatattaaactgAAAGATACCGATTTTGCGTGTTCTATGAACTTTCGTGTGTttgtgttgttttaatattttatactgcTTGTTATCATGTAAATTAACATAAGGCTGTATAAGGTGGCTGTGATAAAACATGAATGTTTTGCTGAACTAAATGTTATAGGAATTTGTgctatagtaaaataaaatataggtatacaagtaattttattttaaggaaaTGTCAtacatattgtaaaattgttctAATAATGCTTACCTAAGTAAATTCATAGTGTTACATGAATAACTCTAGGCGCTAATTTAATACGATTCTTACGTTAAAATGGCGCGTCTTTGTCGAGTAACAAATAAAGTATACCTAAACctataaagtatgtatgtacctacatgCCTATTAATATTTTGGCAGAGTCCATTCCACAGATTATAGTATTCGTAAAATTTATTGACTTTAATGATGAAAATAAGTAACAGAGACAGGAAGATATTTGTTAAtgcaaaaataatacatttgttTCAAAATTACATACTATCTACATATttgcttttttccctacctattctagagGGTTCCTCTCGAGGGGTTatgctagattcaccgagcgagaCATTATCTGCAATGATTATAGACTACAACGGCAATGAACATGTGCCGTATGCCGTATTGTTACACAGaccttgaaaaaaaaacgtttagcACGTTACCAGCTTTGCTTGTGCCCTATCAGCATTCAACTTTGAAACATCGCGGTTGAAAACAAGGACAATCGCTCAATACAATGAatgcatttattgttttaatgataaaataattagaatGCGTTGTTTTTTTGACAAGTTTAGAAAGTTTAGTCTTTATACTTCGTCACCATTTCACgtgtatacatataataatatatactagacGATGACTAGGTATAAGAATTTTGGAACAATTACCACAACAAAACAACCACTTGTTACGATTTTTTACGAAACGTATGTATTTTTAGGGTTCGcccagtaatcgaaattcaatCATATTCACTGGCACCTCCAAGAATTAGAATTTAGATGCATTTTGTGTTCTGTTCTGTTTTGTCACTGACAATgagattttataataaattactcttttcttatttatttattgaaagcattgtaaatttaaattaggttAGGTAGGTATAAGTAGCAGAATATATCACTTCACTGACTTTTATCTTCTGAAGAAACTAAAACTGAtttgatattatatatttttactaaaatacAGAATCTAATTtgaatctacaaaaaaaaaaaaaacggaagaCAAACAGAGAAGTAAATGgtattaaaatgtattgtattttaatatttaatagaaataaaaaggtATTTCCGAAGGACTGACGTCTctatgcatatatttttttctgaaaattttTTGACTAcacttcttttattttttcagtACTGAATGGCACTCAAGTTCGTCATTTACACGAAGTGAAGAGGCAAGAAAGAGCTGGTGTAGCTAAGCTCCGAGATGTGTTAGAGGACCGCTTGCAAGAAATCAAGAGGGCTAAGACTTGGAAACATGAGAGGGTGCTCACATCGCCGCAAGACACTAAGGTGAGTGATTACGCAATTATCGATGTTAAAAGTGCAGGCCAATTTTCAATACCcagtgcttttaaaaaaaactatcaaaataGAACCTGACAAAGCTGAACGTTGATATGAAGCGAATGTATGCGAAGTATTATAGAACTCGGGATTTGACCCTCGTGTTACAAGGTTCGTACAATCTCAATCGTTACAACCtcatgttacaaaaaaaaaaaacaatcattgaAAGACTGGAAAACTTGACAACgtgtgaaacaaaaaaaaaagaaacaatatgAATTCAATTTCGAAACAcatgttatttattgttaaaattactCGCGGTCACGTGTGCTCATCAAAATTACTGTTAACAGGTAAAACCGTATAAAGTTCTATACAACTAACGTTTATTAAGTTGTTGACGCTCTTCGTATTTCAGCGTCTTGACATTCATTCCATTGCACATTACCTGATAAGAATGGCTTCGCGAAAACTTTGATTACGTAATACAAATAGTCAGTTAAGTAAGTAGTAGTGTGACATTGTGTGTCATTGAAAATACAATGAAGATACAAGACAATCATGTTTTTATTAGTCAACAAAAATACTATAACTAAAATGCTTTTGCCTACGTTTACTAATTAGATTCCTAGAATTAGGTATACTAATTAGATTCCtctgcttttcttttttttttctttttaagtgTGGCAATTAGTTTTTTGCGTCGCCATTGTCGATTATTTAAAGATCTCCAATAATTATTAAGAACGAACAAATATTCTGTTTtatgaaatgttatattatgagtcgaaatgagatgaagttgattaaatCAATACTTTAATCAATTAGTATGTAATTAAAAGAAACTagatgaagtgaaatgaaataaactttCAGTTGTTATTTATTGAGACGTTTTCCTTGGACTTTTTGAAAGAACCCGAGAAGCCACGTCCAtgggctttatttcattttcgcACATTTGTGCAAATTCAGAGttgttaaacagttaataaaccactgctattacacatttaaacctgcagAAACATtaagttaacaaaataaaacagtttaaataactgcgctcctcgcgttcccgccaaaatacCCTCAAGCCTCAAAGTGACTCGAAGTTGCCAGTAAAGGCCTTTACTTCGAGCGAATCGATCGGGTGCATAAACAAAAACGTagtatgatatttaaaaaagtattaaacaagatttttttttattgcctttgtaggcagacgggcatacggcccacctgatggtgagtggttaccgtcgcccatggacttcagcaatgccaggagcaaagccaagccgctgcctaccgctaaaattgTCTTGTGCATTATGTATGTATGCCTAAAAAGGTTTACACCTAAAAATTTTCTATTTAGAACGATATATTTGCCAATTCGTTTTtaggaattattattaaaatatcgtTCCAAATTCAtatacacacattttttttgatTCACAGGTGCGGGTCCAAGGTGCTCAAGGAGAATTCCTGAACTTCTGTGCCAACAACTATTTAGGCTTATCGGTAAGTagattaaaacttttttaattaaaagttaacgGCAGCTTAAATTTAttgaggtatttttttttaaattatattatctgtACTATTGAATATATGCGCTACATTAAACTTATCAAGAAATTTAAAACATGTTGCAGAATCATCCTGAAGTCGTTGAAGCGGCTAGAGAGGGTTTGAAGAAATATGGCGCCGGCTTGAGCTCAGTGAGATTTATCTGCGGTACTCAAAGTATACACAAGGTATATTTTTCCTATTGtttctttgtattattttctcTATTTCGACTACCACATGTTCCAATAGTATATATGTGCGATAATCATTACTGCCACTCAAAAGGTTTTTGTTATTAATCACAAATGTAGCATTCGAAATTCAATCATTTAATCTGTAGTCCCCGTCTCGAGAAGCTATAAATTTTGTAAACACACATTCTGGGGTTCACAACCTTGGgatcaaatataaaaaagtcacttttatatgttttattttattttaatttttatagggATATAAGTTTGTTAACCTAATCGGCGAAAATAACACAAACAAACTGAGACGCAATCGAGAGTCGAATGATAACACTGTCAGCATCAGCGTGAGCATAGCTACTTCAAAACTAGAGGCCCAAATGTTTACATTTCATGAGTTAGACGCGTTCCATTACTACGAAACACTAGAGTAGACGATAACGCTAATATAACCCGACCAAATGAAATGCTCAGTAGCTTAGTATTACACGTATGTAACTATCGGCTTAATGAATTTGGGTTTATTTGTGGTTGATTGAATTGTCGCTATGTAATAACATAACTTAGTAGAAGTTCTATGTTTACAAAATTTATAGCTTCTCGTCACGGAGACAATAGTTTGTTTCAAACAATACACCTATGGATATCGATCGTTAACAATTTTCTCAATGAAGAGGAGGTAGCTTCGAAGTTAATCTGTCGTTAAATTAATCTGTAAGCTTCGGAATATAATGTCTATtgtgggactttttggcgggaacgcgaggagtgaagtgtgatttgttttattttgtctatgtagtgtttcttcaggtttaaatgtgtaataacggtggcttattaactgtttagaatcTGTGGAAGTgtacaaatatgggaaaatgaaacgaaagccgctgaacgtaacttctcgggatcctccaaaagtccactgacaaagtttcagtaaatgaccactattttactgagattatatttcatcccatatccgcccatctcatttcatttcgttttcattctatttcatttcatgccatttttcatattaatcatcttcatttcataatatcatctttcatataaaaaagttttcattaaaattaaaataagatttgacctaaaggtctgttaccaggtcataaaatcccttaaaaaaattaattacatcgGTAATACCATTTATTCAAAATCAGTACATAGGTAACTTAATTAATTGTAACAATTTGTTTTGGTGTTGGTCACCGTacgatatataatattaatttttatatttttcctcatctaaaaataaaatttgactcTGTAATATTAGACAGGACGGCAATTAAACTTAATATTCTACATATAGCGGCCTCGATCTGCCTATGAGCACAACTGAATCATACTCATACTCATACGAGACAAGAGAAGGGAAATCCGAATTCCAAACACATTTACTTGCTATCACTGTTACAATGAGACGAAGTTCTTTGacgtgtatttaaaaaaaaaatcaaaacaatataCTTTTggaaaatccttttttttattccgctatgttatatattttgtaCTGATGCAATTTCACCATGTAAGAGTAGCAAATCGTAAACAAAACGTGATCATTTCGTGATAAGACAGTGCCTTTAGCAGCTCAGGGGACACAGTTTCAGCTAAACCGCTGGGTTAATTTTCGACCATGCTTACTAAATCCAGGAGCTAGAGAACCGCCTGTCTCAGTTCCACGGCCGCGAAGACACAATCCTTTACGGGTCTTGTTTCGACGCCAACGCAGGCCTGTTCGAGTCCATGCTGACGCCTGAAGACGCGGTGTTCTCGGACGCTTTGAACCACGCGTCCATAATAGACGGGATCAGGCTATGCAAGGCGCAGAAATACCGATACCCTCACAGAGATTTGACCGGTAAGAAAACACGAAACAAAAGCGTCCTTATCGACATGTCTTAAACACTCGTACTAACGACTCTTACTCAACTGGTTCTTACTGCGTTTTTCATATTTGGTGAGTTCCAGATGTTTGGTTGTTTTTaagcaaaattatttatttatttatctatatattaatacgtgaagtaaaaactttgtacccctttttacgaaaaggacggaggagtatggaatTTCCCTCACTTTAGAGAATATACAGGAGTgcagaatataattttttttttcaaattgtgcATAAacatactttaaatcaataaaaaaaaacattacacacactaccatctatttgacacacatacctACGCTTATACACACTTTTGTTTAATGTTaaaatcaaattgagaatagattaatattgtatatctttaatattatttatctatagtgtagccttggcgaaatttgttattacaGAAGTCTAtgatagtatttgacaataaacccatagtaatgttcaaacttataatttcaattaattatatagtcgaatttcgacaagcAGCCGACCACTAGTCTATTATAGTTGTGTCAACAAAGCGATCAACACGACAGAAGATCGACGAATTGACAAGGAGTCACGTGAcaaatgtcacctcaattataagtTACTTACAAATCTCACTAGTCTCCTCCTTTCTAGTCCGTTTTTTGGTTATACCCATGGATCTCGATAACTCGCACCGACAACATAGGTACCTATACacattttcaaaatacattTCTAAATTGAACTCTAGATTCCATGCGCTAGATAACCTGAATATTTAAAGTAAAGTACCTAAACAACTTTCCTTTCCCATTTCAAACTATATGATATAATGCTATGAGTATTGTAGAAGACTATTAGATCAGTCTTCTGAATTATTAGACTACGGACTATCGACATCACGTTAATATTCATTATATAGCGCCAGAGACGGTCTTGGTGTGCAACAAAAACTCATTTCTTTATATAgcctattataaaaaaaacattttcccaCAGAATTGGAGCACTTGTTAGCGCACAGCGAAGCAAGAATCAAGCTTATAGTAACAGACGGAGTATTCTCTATGGACGGGACTGTGGCTCCAATAAAAGGTCTGAGGGATCTGGCGGATAAATACAGAGCTTTATTAGTAGTTGATGACAGCCATGCGACCGGCTTCTTCGGGGAAACTGGCCGGTAAGTGTTGGTAAAAGTTATGGTCTtgattaaaactgagaccttagaactcttgtatcacgatggcggcatttacagttgtagatgtctatgggctccggtaaccacgtaataccaggtgggccgtgagctcgtaccatctaagtacctaataaaaatattgttttttttttttttttttttttttttttttttatgattgaaagtttactggtggcccgaaggcctttccagtttcaccaggacaggtgggcgagcaaaggctcagccaagaggggtgggatttgctaacaactgcccgagcgcctccgaaggagacctaacaactcaagagcaattgtttcgcgaatgaatctactaccggatcggaatcgcgacccgctgagaagatccggcgagaaactcagcgggctgatgcatgggttaggttgcacgtcgacctctttgtcgagttcgacgagtacggttaccggggtccctaagcctgcccctagtattagagctgaaggcatctaatgcaaaggttattggatctgatggatccgtaaggacgtgtctagggcgtcgacggtgactggctcctgcatgatcaggattcggggagtagtcagcggcggcaacgataaggcgattatcatgacgcatagccttatcgaagtatcgttccgacgctgacttcatgtatttccgaattgattcgaggcccaggtcgtcgtgtaggtcaacgttcctcacgaaccacggagccccgacagctaacctgcaaaagcgggattgtagggattggagggtgtctatgtgtgtgcgggccgcgtgagcgaacaccacactcgcgtaagtcatgacgggaaAAATATTGTTTCGAGTGGCGCCATCTATCATTACGTGTAGCCAAAATATCTGTCATGATTACGGTACTATGAGAgacgtggtaggacctcttgtgagtccgcccgggtaggtaccaccgccccgcctatgtctgccgtgaagcagtaatgcgtttcggtttaaaagctggcgcagccgttgtaactatactaagaccttagaacttatatctcaaggtgtgtggcgcatttacattgtagatgtctatgggttccagtaaccacttaacaccaggtgggctgtgagctcgtccacacacctaggcaataaaaaaaaaaacaccatcaGGCgggacgtattttttttattgcccttgtaggcagacgagcacacggcccatctgatggtgagtggttatcgtcacacatggacttcagcaatgccaagggcagagcgaagccgctgcctacgttGCTCGTCTTGCTTGCTatgctcatcatcatcatcatcctgcccttctcccggtcacatggggtcggcgcaacatgttttttcctttcatactcttctatcatataccatttcttcgctcattcccctcttacccatatcgtctttcacgcaatccatccatttcttcttaggtctacctcttcctctatatccttcctcATTCATagataacattttcttaccaacctcattttcatttcgtctcatcacatgtctataccatcccaaacgcgcacttctcagcttctctgtcacaggtgccactttcagacttcctctaactgactctaacatattcattccgtattctatccattctcgttactccacacatccatcgcaacattcgcatctctgctgcatgcaatcgccttgcTTGCTTgttatgctcgtctacctaaaaTAGTCCCATTTCGCACAGAGGCACTGAAGAGTATTGCGGTGTTATGGGGGCGGCGGATATCATCTGTTCGACCCTGGGCAAAGCAGTGAGTGGAGCGGCTGGCGGCTATACAACCGGACCGAAAGAGCTGGTCACATTACTTAGGAACGTGTCCAGGCCCTATCTCTTCTCGAACGCCCCTCCACCTCCCGTGGTGGCAGCCTCTTTAAAGGTAAACATACCcactattttttatgtttttattaatccACGTCCCATttgtttctgccgtgatacAGGTATGGGTTTCACGACACTAGATGGAAGATCGCATTCACGttgaaaaaatgtattaattaccATAAAATTGTTgcatactttaaaattaaattcgtatctacactaatattataaagacgaagagtttgtttgtttgaacgcgccaaTCTCAGAAAATGCTGGTCTGATTTTAAAATTGTagattatcagaatcggttcttGCATTCTCTAGAAATCATGTTACCATGTGAAAAATGGTCGTCAAGGTCGAAGAGGAGTTTATtactcctcttttgaagtcggttaaaaggCATGATTTTTGTACCCTAAATAGCTtctaaacatttataaatattttcaccttctacgtaaataaagtcgcgggtaaaatttagcgttatcccaaagtaagtattccacgcggacgaaatcgcgggcaaaagctagtatttgtAATTTAGCATCAGCTCTCAGATCTCATGTCCTGATGTGTGTATACATAAGATCCTTTTTATTCAGTCTCTAGACTTGGTAGAACGTAGCGGTGAACTCCGTCAACGTCTACGCCAGAACACGACAGCTTTCCGTGAAGGACTGAAGGCGGCCGGCCTCACTGTGGCCGGAGACGACCATCCCATTTGTCCGGTAATGGTTGGAGAAGCATCACTGGCTGTGGACTTGGCTTCAGGAATGTTAGGTGAGGAAAATAATTGTGTCCTTCTTTgatcatttgaagtcgtcgtggcttaaaggataagatgtccggtgcattcgtgttgagtgatgcaccccggtgttcgaatctcgcaggcgggtaccaattttcctaatgaaatacgtacttgacaaatgttcacgattgacttccacggtgtaggaataacatcgtgtaataaaaatcaaaaccggcaaaattataatttgcgtaattactggtggtagaacctcttgtgagtccgcacgggtaggtaccaccgccctgcctatttttgccgtgaagcagtaatgcgtttcagtttgaagggcggggcagcgtttgtaactatacttgagactttagaacttatatctcaatgtgccgccagcatttacgttttagatgtctatgggctccggtaaccgcatagcaataaataaataaaagttcgaTCTGATCTACATGTGTGTAAGTCAATGATTACTGTTGTATAATGTAATTGACTCTTCGAGCTTATCGTCGTTGTCTAACCAAAATcggctatgtgcactttttgagattttaacTTTTTGACTTGGTGgtggtgcttcactagggatctttttagaaggctcaaagtcgcgcagcgagctatggagagggctatgctcggcatttctctacgtgatcgaatccgaaatgaggagatccgtagaagaacgaaggttgctgacatagcccgtagaattagtgaactgaagtggcaatgggccggccacttAGCatgaagagaggacggtcgatggggcagaaagatcctggagtggcgaccacgtactggcaagcgcagtgtgggacggccacctactagatggaccgacgacctagtaaaaagcgctgggtctcgttggatgcaggtggcaatggaccggtcgcactggaaatctattggagaggcctatgttcagcagtggacggcgataggctgaaatgatgatgatgaactttttgaccttttcgtatagttcagagacctatctaccgtataaaaaaaaactgatgtgttttttttttaagttttaagctttaatatttatctatggtTTTCATTTAATATAGTTCTTAATagttcaccttcatataaaattttatacgaaaatatttttattcgttaattcaaaatagagtttttgcacatagcagattttggtttgacagcgacgttaAGTCCCATGCTAGATGGCCACATACCTATAACGTCAATGGACTGAGGAAACCACGGAATATGCAAGTGAACTCGTCGTCATATCATCTTTTCGCAtttaaagtgtacaatttccaaaaatattcgaaattcagttaaatcatttggtatcatgaatatttttctcataaatactgtcaaaagagcgtagtttagtattaattttttttttagtttacctatgttttgactactattaacaaaattaatatataattttatcatacTTTATAAGACGGATAAtctaactggtaaaaaattcaaaataaacattgcaaagatgattaatattaaaaatatcacatgttaaacctttaaaacgctctcctgtaaaattaggaagttttgagattatacagttttattgcgagaagacgatatagcaacaaaaaagtataaaattcaTAATGGTCGAATTTCGGCCTCGATCgatattaattttcattattgtCTCCTCCAGAGCGTGGTGTCTACGTGGTCGCCTTCAGCTACCCCGTGGTGCCGAAGGGCGCGGCGCGAGTGCGGGTGCAACTGAGCGCGGCGCACTCGTCCGGTGACGTCACCCGAGCGGTGCAAGCCTTCGCAGAGGTCGCTAAAAACGTAGGCAtcgttaaaaattaatattttaaatttcgaaactAATTTCTTAACGTTTTTAgggccattaaaaaaaaacggtgcgcgtgcaacttggtgcacgtgaatgaagtgaaacttctattTCGATGTGTAGTACTGTGTcggtttcttcatttttcatccttaaatcagattgctcttgtaatagcgaatgctgtgtataagagatgcgacatcttcaacatttatactatatatttttttaattatagatagaagaatatattttttaaatatttcattaaaatataggACGCTACGCGTTACTAGCGCTCGCGCTGACCTATAGCGTTGtctacgcgcatgcgttc
Proteins encoded:
- the LOC101736114 gene encoding 2-amino-3-ketobutyrate coenzyme A ligase, mitochondrial — translated: MALRSQLLRNVLNGTQVRHLHEVKRQERAGVAKLRDVLEDRLQEIKRAKTWKHERVLTSPQDTKVRVQGAQGEFLNFCANNYLGLSNHPEVVEAAREGLKKYGAGLSSVRFICGTQSIHKELENRLSQFHGREDTILYGSCFDANAGLFESMLTPEDAVFSDALNHASIIDGIRLCKAQKYRYPHRDLTELEHLLAHSEARIKLIVTDGVFSMDGTVAPIKGLRDLADKYRALLVVDDSHATGFFGETGRGTEEYCGVMGAADIICSTLGKAVSGAAGGYTTGPKELVTLLRNVSRPYLFSNAPPPPVVAASLKSLDLVERSGELRQRLRQNTTAFREGLKAAGLTVAGDDHPICPVMVGEASLAVDLASGMLERGVYVVAFSYPVVPKGAARVRVQLSAAHSSGDVTRAVQAFAEVAKNVGIVKN